The following are encoded in a window of Amycolatopsis solani genomic DNA:
- a CDS encoding aldehyde dehydrogenase family protein yields the protein MTSTFDVLNPATEEVVRTVPLTSAEETDAAIARAQAAFPAWRDVTPGDRARLLRRFADAVEADIENLARLEVENSGHTIGNARWEAGNVRDVLNYYSATPERLIGKQIPVPGGVNVTFQEPLGVVGVIVPWNFPMPIAGWGFAPALAAGNTVVLKPAELTPLTAIRLGELAREAGLPADVFQVLPGKGSVVGQRFVDHPAVRKVVFTGSTEVGKQIMAGCAAQVKRVTLELGGKNANIVFADSDLEKAAATAPYGVFDNAGQDCCARSLILVQASAYDRFMELLEPAVHGVVVGDPGDEKTEMGPLISAAHREKVASYVPGDAPVAFRGSAPDGPGYWFPPTVLTPPDLRYPAAAEEVFGPVVAVVPFAEEADAVRLANSTEYGLSGSIWTRDAGRAFRVARGVEAGNLSVNSHSSVRYWTPFGGFKQSGLGRELGPDAAAAFTETKNVFLSTEE from the coding sequence ATGACCAGCACCTTCGACGTTCTCAACCCGGCCACCGAGGAGGTGGTGCGGACCGTCCCGCTGACCAGCGCCGAGGAGACCGACGCGGCGATCGCGCGCGCTCAGGCGGCGTTCCCGGCGTGGCGTGACGTCACCCCTGGCGACCGCGCGCGGCTGCTGCGCCGCTTCGCCGACGCCGTCGAGGCCGACATCGAGAACCTCGCGCGGCTGGAGGTCGAGAACTCCGGGCACACCATCGGCAACGCGCGCTGGGAGGCGGGCAACGTCCGCGACGTCCTCAACTACTACTCCGCCACGCCGGAACGCCTGATCGGCAAGCAGATCCCGGTGCCGGGCGGCGTCAACGTCACGTTCCAGGAGCCGCTCGGCGTCGTCGGCGTGATCGTGCCGTGGAACTTCCCGATGCCGATCGCCGGCTGGGGCTTCGCGCCCGCGCTCGCCGCCGGCAACACCGTCGTCCTCAAGCCCGCCGAGCTGACGCCGTTGACCGCGATCCGGCTCGGCGAGCTGGCGCGCGAGGCCGGCCTCCCGGCGGACGTCTTCCAGGTGCTGCCCGGCAAGGGATCCGTTGTCGGGCAACGGTTCGTGGACCACCCGGCCGTGCGCAAGGTCGTCTTCACCGGTTCCACCGAGGTCGGCAAGCAGATCATGGCCGGCTGCGCGGCCCAGGTGAAGCGCGTGACGCTGGAGCTCGGCGGCAAGAACGCCAACATCGTCTTCGCCGACTCCGACCTGGAGAAGGCCGCGGCGACCGCGCCCTACGGCGTCTTCGACAACGCGGGCCAGGACTGCTGCGCCCGGTCGCTGATCCTGGTGCAGGCGAGCGCGTACGACCGCTTCATGGAACTGCTGGAACCCGCGGTGCACGGCGTCGTCGTCGGCGACCCCGGCGACGAGAAGACCGAGATGGGGCCGCTGATCTCGGCCGCGCACCGCGAAAAGGTCGCGTCCTACGTGCCCGGCGACGCGCCCGTCGCGTTCCGCGGGAGCGCGCCGGACGGCCCCGGCTACTGGTTCCCGCCGACCGTCCTCACCCCGCCCGACCTGCGGTACCCCGCCGCGGCGGAGGAGGTGTTCGGCCCGGTCGTCGCCGTCGTCCCGTTCGCGGAGGAAGCCGACGCGGTCCGGCTGGCCAACTCGACCGAGTACGGCCTGTCCGGGTCCATCTGGACCCGCGACGCGGGCCGCGCGTTCCGGGTGGCGCGCGGCGTCGAAGCCGGCAACCTCTCGGTCAACTCGCACTCTTCGGTGCGCTACTGGACGCCGTTCGGCGGGTTCAAGCAGTCCGGCCTCGGCCGCGAGCTGGGCCCCGACGCCGCGGCGGCGTTCACCGAAACCAAGAACGTCTTTCTGAGCACGGAGGAGTAA
- a CDS encoding gamma-glutamyl-gamma-aminobutyrate hydrolase family protein → MASNASKPVIGLTSYLEPAKFLVWETEAALLHRVYVDCVVAAGGIPVLLPPVSDAHERLVSTVDGLVLTGGADVEPARYGQEKHPTTYTRPDRDAFEFGLFDAARRAGKPVLGVCRGLQVMSVALGGTLVQHLPEAAGTAEHQPAPATFGRGTVTLAEGSRAAAILGPETKTLCYHHQAIDRLGAGLEPVGWAADGTIEAAEVPGEFTLGVQWHPEQDSDDVRLFAALVEATEERA, encoded by the coding sequence GTGGCTTCGAACGCCTCTAAACCGGTCATCGGCCTCACCAGCTACCTCGAACCCGCGAAGTTCCTGGTCTGGGAGACCGAAGCCGCGCTGCTGCACCGGGTCTACGTCGACTGCGTCGTCGCGGCCGGCGGCATCCCGGTGCTGCTACCCCCGGTCTCCGACGCGCACGAGCGACTGGTGTCCACTGTGGACGGGCTGGTGCTCACCGGCGGCGCCGACGTCGAGCCGGCGCGCTACGGCCAGGAAAAGCACCCGACGACCTACACCCGGCCGGACCGCGACGCCTTCGAGTTCGGGCTGTTCGACGCCGCGCGCAGGGCGGGCAAGCCCGTGCTCGGCGTGTGCCGCGGCCTGCAGGTGATGAGTGTCGCCCTCGGCGGCACCCTGGTCCAGCACCTGCCGGAAGCGGCGGGGACCGCCGAGCACCAGCCCGCGCCCGCGACGTTCGGCCGGGGCACCGTCACCCTCGCCGAGGGGAGCCGGGCGGCGGCGATCCTCGGGCCCGAGACCAAGACGCTCTGCTACCACCACCAGGCGATCGACCGGCTCGGCGCCGGCCTGGAACCGGTCGGCTGGGCCGCCGACGGCACGATCGAAGCCGCCGAGGTGCCGGGGGAGTTCACCCTGGGCGTCCAGTGGCACCCCGAGCAGGACAGCGACGACGTCCGGCTGTTCGCCGCGCTCGTCGAAGCGACCGAGGAGAGGGCATGA
- a CDS encoding glutamine synthetase family protein encodes MARRRGMLTLDELRARVDAGTIDTVLVALTDMQGRLQGKRCSAEYFLDEVVAHATEACNYLLAVDVDMNTVDGYALSSWESGYGDFVLRPDLETLREVPWQEGTALVLADVERVQGGPVAVSPRQILRRQLDRLAERGLAAFVGTELEFIVFDDSYEAAWDKRYQRLKPANQYNVDYSMLGTARLEPLLRRIRNDMAGAGLYPESAKGECNPGQQEIAFRYTDALSTCDNHSVYKNGAKEIAAQEGKSLTFMAKYNEREGNSCHIHISLRSTEGRAVLAGDGEHGFSKLMEHFLAGQLAALHELTYFFAPNINSYKRFVPGSFAPTAIAWGTDNRTCALRVVGHGESLRVENRVPGGDVNPYLAVAALIAAGLHGIENELELEEPFVGNAYNSDRGTVPTTLPEAAAALAGSDLAREAFGEDVVEHYLNAAKIEVDAYNAAVTDWELVRGFERL; translated from the coding sequence ATGGCACGCAGACGAGGCATGCTCACGCTCGACGAACTCCGCGCGCGCGTGGACGCGGGCACGATCGACACCGTGCTCGTCGCGCTCACGGACATGCAGGGACGGCTGCAGGGCAAGCGCTGCTCGGCGGAGTACTTCCTCGACGAGGTCGTCGCGCACGCCACCGAGGCCTGCAACTACCTCCTCGCCGTCGACGTCGACATGAACACCGTCGACGGCTACGCGCTCTCGTCGTGGGAGAGCGGCTACGGCGACTTCGTGCTGCGCCCCGACCTCGAAACCCTGCGCGAGGTCCCGTGGCAGGAAGGCACCGCGCTGGTGCTCGCCGACGTCGAGCGCGTGCAGGGCGGGCCGGTCGCCGTGTCGCCGCGGCAGATCCTGCGCCGTCAGCTCGACCGGCTCGCCGAGCGCGGGCTCGCCGCCTTCGTCGGCACCGAACTCGAGTTCATCGTCTTCGACGACAGCTACGAAGCCGCGTGGGACAAGCGCTACCAGCGGCTCAAGCCCGCCAACCAGTACAACGTGGACTATTCGATGCTCGGCACCGCGCGCCTGGAGCCGCTGCTGCGCCGCATCCGCAACGACATGGCCGGCGCCGGGCTCTACCCGGAGTCCGCGAAGGGCGAGTGCAACCCCGGCCAGCAGGAGATCGCCTTCCGCTACACCGACGCGTTGAGCACCTGCGACAACCACAGCGTCTACAAGAACGGCGCCAAGGAGATCGCCGCGCAGGAGGGCAAGAGCCTCACCTTCATGGCGAAGTACAACGAGCGCGAGGGCAACTCCTGCCACATCCACATCAGCCTGCGCTCGACCGAGGGCCGCGCCGTCCTGGCGGGGGACGGAGAGCACGGCTTCTCGAAGCTGATGGAGCACTTCCTCGCCGGCCAGCTCGCCGCGCTGCACGAGCTGACGTACTTCTTCGCGCCGAACATCAACTCCTACAAGCGGTTCGTGCCGGGCAGCTTCGCGCCGACCGCGATCGCCTGGGGCACCGACAACCGGACCTGCGCGCTGCGCGTCGTCGGGCACGGCGAATCGCTGCGCGTCGAGAACCGGGTGCCGGGCGGGGACGTCAACCCGTACCTGGCCGTCGCCGCGCTGATCGCCGCGGGCCTCCACGGCATCGAGAACGAGCTGGAGCTCGAAGAACCGTTCGTCGGCAATGCCTACAACTCCGACCGCGGCACCGTCCCGACGACGCTGCCCGAGGCCGCCGCGGCCCTGGCGGGCAGCGACCTGGCGCGCGAAGCGTTCGGCGAGGACGTCGTCGAGCACTACCTGAACGCGGCGAAGATCGAGGTGGACGCCTACAACGCCGCCGTCACCGACTGGGAGCTCGTCCGTGGCTTCGAACGCCTCTAA
- a CDS encoding general stress protein, which produces MTTAFTQQGTIGQQQARPQLPTLPTGWPIGSYESYEQAQRAVDHLAGADFPVTDVTIVGVEPMLVERIAGKMSWGKVLGSAATSGAMFGLFLGLVLSLLNPGAGLVPIVIGLVAGLGFNLLFGALGYAVNRNKRGFVSQSQLVARRYDVLSQPRNAEKGRALLADLAARSAFGH; this is translated from the coding sequence ATGACCACAGCATTCACGCAGCAAGGCACGATCGGACAGCAGCAGGCGCGGCCCCAGCTGCCGACCCTGCCCACCGGCTGGCCGATCGGTTCGTACGAGTCCTACGAGCAGGCGCAGCGCGCGGTCGACCACCTCGCGGGCGCGGACTTCCCGGTCACCGACGTCACGATCGTGGGCGTCGAGCCGATGCTCGTCGAGCGCATCGCGGGCAAGATGTCGTGGGGCAAGGTCCTCGGCAGCGCGGCGACGTCCGGAGCGATGTTCGGCCTGTTCCTCGGCCTGGTCCTGAGCCTGCTGAACCCGGGCGCGGGCCTGGTCCCGATCGTCATCGGCCTTGTCGCGGGCCTCGGGTTCAACCTGCTGTTCGGCGCGTTGGGTTACGCGGTGAACCGGAACAAGCGCGGGTTCGTCTCGCAGAGCCAGCTGGTGGCGCGCCGGTACGACGTGCTGTCCCAGCCGCGCAACGCCGAGAAGGGCCGCGCCCTGCTGGCCGACCTGGCGGCGCGCAGCGCGTTCGGTCACTGA
- a CDS encoding alpha/beta fold hydrolase has protein sequence MAGRGPAVLFLHGIGDDSSTWLGLLTALADDFTVIAPDLLGHGFSAKPRADYSVAAYACGMRDLLTTLDVDRVTVVGHSLGGGVAMQFAYQFPERCERLVLVGSGGVGASVHPLLRLAAAPGAGLVLPLLGARPALPVLRGLAELLRISEDLDYVVARYLRLVEPGTRSAFLRTLRSVVDWRGQVVNMLDRCYLTEGIPTLLVWGTADRVVPSGHALRAHRAMPGSRLVLFEGAGHFPHRSDPERFAEVLREFLADTPAASYDRARWGDLLRAGRPAGTPDPAVAPDTAVSSGT, from the coding sequence ATGGCCGGGCGCGGCCCGGCGGTGCTGTTCCTGCACGGGATCGGCGACGACTCGTCGACGTGGCTGGGACTGCTGACGGCGCTGGCCGACGACTTCACGGTCATCGCGCCCGACCTGCTCGGCCACGGCTTCTCGGCGAAACCGCGCGCGGACTACTCGGTCGCGGCGTACGCGTGCGGCATGCGCGACCTGCTGACGACGCTCGACGTCGACCGCGTGACGGTGGTCGGGCACTCCCTCGGCGGCGGCGTCGCGATGCAGTTCGCCTACCAGTTCCCGGAACGCTGCGAACGCCTGGTGCTGGTCGGCTCGGGCGGCGTCGGCGCGAGCGTCCACCCCCTGCTGCGCCTGGCGGCGGCGCCGGGCGCGGGGCTGGTGCTGCCCCTGCTGGGCGCGCGGCCGGCGTTGCCGGTGCTGCGCGGGCTCGCCGAGCTGCTGCGGATCTCCGAGGACCTCGACTACGTCGTCGCGCGCTACCTCCGCCTGGTCGAGCCGGGCACGCGGTCGGCGTTCCTGCGGACGCTGCGCTCGGTCGTCGACTGGCGTGGGCAGGTGGTCAACATGCTGGACCGCTGCTACCTGACCGAGGGCATCCCGACGCTGCTCGTGTGGGGGACGGCCGACCGGGTGGTGCCGAGCGGCCACGCCCTGCGCGCACACCGGGCGATGCCGGGCAGCCGGCTGGTGCTGTTCGAGGGGGCCGGGCACTTCCCGCACCGATCGGATCCCGAGCGGTTCGCGGAGGTCCTGCGCGAGTTCCTGGCGGACACCCCGGCGGCGAGTTACGACCGGGCCCGGTGGGGCGACCTGCTGAGGGCGGGACGGCCGGCCGGGACACCGGATCCTGCGGTGGCGCCGGACACGGCGGTGTCGTCGGGGACCTGA
- a CDS encoding HAAS signaling domain-containing protein, with translation MSEKPTAVRVYLARVRTALADLPASEIEEILEDVRPHLAELEAELGESARVEALIERLGTPESYAAELRASGGYPPAGEGATQVLATAAAPSLAKPRIALWGLVLCAIGLALLAFGAAISVDPDVLLGMLLFLPVFLISLALLLRGGVEPVLALPEVGWLRGALAKGREQDDTGKVLRWLGSMKPAWWVLCAVVLLGFGVLLMMRQRSAVLLLPFLLVAGAAIVWAGPRVRGDRRLLWLAVPVSAFVVGGALGGFGAAVDLISNRYSPSQSASYYPSSSDRYGNEQLTYGGQEVENVYAFDAEGKPLTEVYLYDEQGRPLALTRYGCERSSGTKQKIGEDNRFPRPKIEQGVTDSEGNYNGYNGYRSACRENAGVPFSAAIPKVTVPPSPPTISSSAPATPTPTK, from the coding sequence ATGAGCGAGAAGCCGACCGCCGTGCGGGTGTATCTGGCGCGGGTCCGCACCGCGCTCGCCGACCTGCCCGCGAGCGAGATCGAAGAGATCCTCGAGGACGTCCGCCCGCACCTGGCGGAGCTGGAGGCCGAACTCGGGGAGAGCGCCCGCGTCGAGGCGCTGATCGAACGGCTCGGGACGCCCGAGAGCTACGCCGCCGAGCTGCGCGCGTCCGGCGGGTACCCGCCGGCGGGGGAGGGCGCGACGCAGGTGCTCGCGACGGCGGCCGCGCCCAGCCTGGCGAAGCCGCGGATCGCGTTGTGGGGCCTGGTGCTCTGCGCGATCGGGCTCGCGCTGCTGGCGTTCGGCGCCGCGATCAGCGTCGACCCCGACGTGCTCCTGGGGATGCTGTTGTTCCTGCCGGTGTTCCTGATCAGCCTCGCGCTGCTGCTGCGCGGCGGGGTCGAGCCGGTGCTGGCGCTGCCGGAGGTCGGCTGGCTTCGGGGCGCGCTGGCGAAGGGGCGCGAGCAGGACGACACCGGGAAGGTGCTGCGCTGGCTGGGCTCGATGAAGCCGGCGTGGTGGGTGCTGTGCGCCGTGGTGCTGCTCGGCTTCGGCGTCCTGCTGATGATGCGGCAGCGGAGCGCGGTGCTGCTGCTGCCGTTCCTGCTGGTGGCCGGGGCCGCGATCGTCTGGGCCGGCCCGCGGGTGCGCGGCGACCGGCGGCTGCTGTGGCTGGCCGTGCCGGTCTCGGCGTTCGTCGTCGGCGGCGCGCTCGGCGGGTTCGGGGCCGCGGTCGACCTCATCTCGAACCGGTACTCCCCGTCGCAGTCGGCGTCGTACTACCCCTCGTCGTCCGACCGCTACGGCAACGAGCAGCTCACCTACGGCGGCCAGGAGGTGGAGAACGTCTACGCGTTCGACGCCGAGGGCAAGCCGCTCACCGAGGTCTACCTCTACGACGAGCAGGGCCGCCCGCTCGCGCTGACCCGCTACGGCTGCGAACGCTCGAGCGGCACCAAGCAGAAGATCGGCGAGGACAACCGGTTCCCGCGGCCGAAGATCGAGCAGGGCGTGACCGACAGCGAAGGCAACTACAACGGCTACAACGGATATCGCTCCGCCTGCCGCGAGAACGCCGGGGTGCCGTTCAGCGCCGCCATCCCGAAGGTGACGGTCCCGCCGTCGCCGCCCACCATTTCTTCGTCCGCGCCGGCCACGCCGACGCCGACGAAGTAA
- a CDS encoding PadR family transcriptional regulator, whose product MEISQLLKGVLDLAVLAVLREEDGYGYDVLRRLRAAGLDEVGDASVYGTLRRLYKAGLLTSYVVPSEEGPHRKYYSLNEPGRVRLAESGKTWQSFAVTMNVLLGEAA is encoded by the coding sequence GTGGAGATCAGTCAGCTGCTCAAAGGGGTGCTCGACCTCGCCGTCCTGGCGGTGCTCCGCGAGGAAGACGGCTACGGGTACGACGTCCTGCGAAGACTCCGGGCCGCGGGCCTGGACGAAGTGGGGGACGCGTCGGTGTACGGGACGCTGCGCAGGCTGTACAAGGCCGGCCTGCTCACTTCGTACGTGGTGCCCAGTGAAGAGGGCCCGCACCGCAAGTACTACAGCCTGAACGAGCCGGGCCGGGTCCGGCTCGCGGAGTCGGGCAAGACCTGGCAGAGCTTCGCCGTGACGATGAACGTGCTTTTGGGAGAGGCAGCATGA
- a CDS encoding SMP-30/gluconolactonase/LRE family protein, translating to MDLIKTEFEVLDERFERVNGDEWTQRLHTGCRWTEGPAYFPAGRYLVFSDIPNDRTLRWDETTGRVGVFRQPSNYANGHTVDRHGRLISCEQGLRRVTRTEHDGSITVLAAEFEGKRLNSPNDVVEHSDGSIWFTDPSYGIDSDYEGYQAESEIGGCHVYRVAPSGEVRIVADDFSRPNGLAFSADESLLYIADTRQDPSHLRVFSVRDNGTLTGGEIFATSDSGGFDGVRLDADGRVWAAAHDGLHCFDPDGTRIGKLRIPEICSNLTFGGARGNELFITASSSVYTLRVTVKGARR from the coding sequence ATGGATCTGATCAAGACCGAGTTCGAGGTGCTGGACGAGCGGTTCGAGCGCGTCAACGGCGACGAGTGGACGCAGCGCCTGCACACCGGCTGCCGCTGGACCGAGGGGCCGGCGTACTTCCCGGCCGGGCGCTACCTGGTGTTCAGCGACATCCCCAACGACCGCACCCTGCGCTGGGACGAGACCACGGGCCGGGTCGGGGTCTTCCGGCAGCCGTCCAACTACGCGAACGGGCACACCGTCGACCGCCACGGAAGGCTGATCAGCTGCGAGCAGGGCCTTCGCCGCGTGACGCGCACGGAGCACGACGGCTCGATCACGGTGCTGGCGGCGGAGTTCGAGGGGAAGCGGCTGAACAGCCCGAACGACGTCGTCGAGCACTCGGACGGGTCAATCTGGTTCACCGATCCGAGTTACGGCATCGACAGCGACTACGAGGGGTACCAGGCGGAGAGCGAAATCGGCGGCTGCCACGTGTACCGCGTGGCCCCGTCGGGCGAGGTCCGGATCGTCGCGGACGACTTCTCGCGCCCGAACGGGCTGGCGTTTTCGGCGGACGAATCGCTGTTGTACATCGCGGACACCCGCCAGGATCCCAGTCACCTCAGGGTGTTCTCGGTCCGCGACAACGGAACGCTGACCGGCGGCGAGATCTTCGCGACCAGCGACAGCGGCGGCTTCGACGGCGTGCGCCTCGACGCCGACGGCCGCGTCTGGGCGGCCGCGCACGACGGCCTGCACTGCTTCGACCCGGACGGTACGCGGATCGGCAAACTGCGGATCCCGGAGATCTGCTCGAACCTGACGTTCGGCGGCGCACGGGGGAACGAGCTGTTCATCACGGCGTCGAGCTCGGTGTACACGCTGAGGGTGACGGTCAAGGGGGCCCGTCGCTGA
- a CDS encoding VOC family protein, with amino-acid sequence MTTNTVQLASVRVITDDLPRLVRFYEVLTGATPQYLTDDFVELVTPSATFALSAPERVAFITDNPPRAGANRTSIVEFVVADVESLLARMKTELGDDLDVVQAPTLMPWGNLSVLIRDPEGSLVNLYTPVTPQAQQLQQNRTPKMPPPAGEES; translated from the coding sequence ATGACAACGAACACCGTCCAGCTGGCCTCCGTCCGCGTGATCACCGACGACCTACCGCGCCTCGTCCGTTTCTACGAGGTCCTCACCGGCGCCACCCCGCAGTACCTGACCGACGACTTCGTCGAGCTCGTGACACCGTCCGCGACGTTCGCGCTCAGCGCGCCGGAGCGGGTCGCTTTCATCACGGACAACCCACCGCGGGCGGGCGCCAACCGCACCTCCATCGTCGAGTTCGTCGTGGCGGACGTCGAATCCCTGCTCGCCCGGATGAAGACCGAACTCGGCGATGACCTCGACGTCGTGCAGGCGCCGACGTTGATGCCCTGGGGCAACCTGTCCGTGCTGATCCGCGACCCCGAAGGGTCACTCGTCAACCTCTACACGCCGGTCACCCCGCAGGCGCAGCAACTGCAGCAGAACCGGACACCCAAGATGCCGCCGCCCGCCGGCGAGGAGTCCTAG
- a CDS encoding helix-turn-helix transcriptional regulator, with amino-acid sequence MVARPTARVLTLLELLQSGGTRTAAELAERLNVDGRTVRRYVEHLRDLGIPVDSARGRYGGYRLARHYRMPPLMLTDEEALAVVWGLLLTGRPGSGPASIGDVEAATSKVRRVLPPALARQIDAVVETVNFTGERTAGGEEASARVLLGLAQAARDRRPIAFDYLPRDGRARSRTVHPHGIVALHGLLYLTGHDVGRRAERTFRLDRIAGLRLLEGTFEVPDDLNPVRRVVGPLAPGPGRHEVSVLVDADAPQVRALFPETLASVEPVAGVAGEGHWLRIFVRAERLEWVAGRLAALDRPFVIEEPEALHEVVAALRQKLIAAVDPGGDPG; translated from the coding sequence ATGGTGGCACGGCCGACGGCTCGGGTGCTGACGTTGCTCGAGTTGCTGCAGTCCGGTGGCACCCGTACCGCTGCTGAGCTGGCCGAGCGGCTGAACGTGGACGGGCGCACGGTGCGCCGTTACGTGGAGCACCTGCGCGACCTCGGCATTCCGGTGGATTCCGCGCGTGGTCGCTACGGCGGTTACCGGCTGGCGCGCCACTACCGGATGCCTCCGCTGATGCTCACCGACGAGGAAGCACTGGCGGTCGTCTGGGGGCTGCTGCTGACGGGACGGCCGGGGTCCGGTCCGGCCTCGATCGGTGACGTGGAGGCCGCCACCTCGAAGGTGCGCCGGGTACTGCCCCCGGCCCTGGCCCGGCAGATCGACGCGGTGGTCGAAACCGTGAACTTCACCGGCGAGCGCACCGCGGGCGGTGAGGAGGCAAGCGCGAGAGTGCTTCTCGGACTGGCGCAGGCTGCGAGGGACCGGCGTCCGATCGCCTTCGACTACCTGCCGCGGGACGGACGGGCACGGTCACGCACCGTTCACCCGCACGGCATCGTCGCTCTGCACGGGCTGCTCTACCTCACCGGCCACGACGTCGGGCGCCGGGCGGAGCGGACGTTCCGCCTGGACCGCATCGCCGGCCTGCGCCTGCTGGAGGGCACGTTCGAAGTGCCGGACGACCTGAACCCGGTGCGGCGGGTGGTGGGCCCGCTCGCGCCGGGTCCCGGGCGACATGAGGTGTCGGTGCTCGTCGACGCGGACGCACCGCAGGTGCGAGCGTTGTTCCCGGAGACGCTGGCGTCGGTCGAACCGGTGGCCGGCGTCGCCGGAGAGGGTCACTGGCTGAGGATTTTCGTCCGTGCGGAACGGCTGGAATGGGTCGCGGGAAGATTGGCCGCTCTCGATCGGCCGTTCGTCATCGAGGAACCCGAAGCGCTGCACGAGGTCGTGGCCGCGCTGAGACAGAAGCTGATCGCGGCCGTCGATCCCGGCGGCGACCCAGGCTAG
- a CDS encoding MAB_1171c family putative transporter — MIETLAYLLCVVAFAGFGYKLIEARRSQPVRTMWFLAGFGICIAAGIMVLTPAMAALVGPGPVGEWILSLAGDELKLGAIGFAVAFTQSVWRGEGARLAPHALFTGATMVLLAVCFTLSEPRRVGDDTVFSPAALPFALADKVLFLLYSLISLGLLFAVFVRSARHAEPGPLRAGLWLLVVGVGAAFAWTFWDVDDVRRLAQSARIGAREDLPSSVLAAATIGFVTAGATLSAWSPAVSSVVGRVRAYRAYRRIEPLWTAVRTAVPGIVLDPDRELAGGPEFALYRRVIEIRDGHLALRAHFDPDLPARAEQAARTEGVREADLPATIEAVTLAAAIEAGRAGRRFDQAKTTPDDQPGVEADVAAEAAWLVQVSRAWQRHAVVSRVREATHG; from the coding sequence GTGATCGAGACCTTGGCCTACCTGCTGTGCGTGGTGGCCTTCGCCGGGTTCGGGTACAAGCTCATCGAGGCGCGCCGCAGCCAGCCGGTGCGGACGATGTGGTTCCTCGCCGGGTTCGGCATCTGCATCGCCGCCGGCATCATGGTGCTGACGCCGGCGATGGCCGCGCTCGTCGGCCCGGGCCCGGTGGGCGAGTGGATCCTCAGCCTGGCCGGCGACGAGCTGAAGCTGGGTGCGATCGGGTTCGCCGTCGCCTTCACGCAGTCGGTGTGGCGCGGCGAAGGCGCCCGCCTGGCGCCGCACGCGCTGTTCACCGGCGCGACGATGGTGCTGCTCGCGGTGTGTTTCACGCTGTCGGAGCCGCGCCGCGTCGGCGACGACACCGTGTTCTCGCCCGCGGCGCTGCCGTTCGCGCTCGCCGACAAGGTGTTGTTCCTGCTGTACAGCCTGATCAGCCTCGGGCTGCTGTTCGCGGTGTTCGTCCGCAGCGCGCGGCACGCGGAGCCGGGACCGCTGCGCGCCGGCCTGTGGCTGCTGGTCGTCGGCGTGGGCGCGGCGTTCGCGTGGACGTTCTGGGACGTCGACGACGTCCGCCGGCTCGCCCAGAGCGCCCGCATCGGCGCCCGCGAGGACCTGCCGTCCTCGGTCCTCGCCGCGGCGACGATCGGTTTCGTGACGGCGGGCGCGACGCTCAGCGCGTGGTCACCGGCGGTCTCGTCGGTGGTCGGCCGCGTCCGGGCGTACCGCGCGTACCGCCGCATCGAGCCACTGTGGACGGCCGTGCGCACGGCCGTCCCGGGCATCGTCCTGGACCCGGACCGCGAACTGGCGGGCGGCCCGGAGTTCGCGCTGTACCGCAGGGTCATCGAAATCCGCGACGGCCACCTGGCCCTGCGCGCCCACTTCGACCCGGACCTGCCGGCCCGAGCCGAGCAAGCGGCCCGCACCGAGGGAGTGCGCGAAGCGGACCTGCCGGCCACGATCGAGGCGGTGACCCTCGCGGCGGCGATCGAGGCAGGCCGGGCGGGCCGGCGCTTCGACCAGGCGAAGACAACGCCCGACGACCAGCCCGGCGTGGAGGCGGACGTCGCGGCGGAGGCGGCTTGGCTGGTCCAGGTCAGCCGGGCGTGGCAGCGTCACGCGGTGGTGTCCCGGGTCCGCGAGGCCACCCACGGCTAG
- a CDS encoding helix-turn-helix domain-containing protein: protein MVKEPGKSTLADKIDRLFHVVRRPDREPYSNEEVAKACREATGESFSTTYLWQLRTGRRDNPTKRHLEALARFFGVPPAYFFDDEQSKKIAEELALLGALRDAGVRDLALRAVTLSADGLDTISDMIDAIARREAGRGGAKKES from the coding sequence GTGGTCAAGGAGCCCGGAAAGTCGACGCTGGCCGACAAGATCGACCGGCTGTTCCACGTGGTCCGCAGGCCCGATCGGGAGCCGTACAGCAACGAAGAGGTCGCGAAGGCCTGCCGCGAGGCGACCGGCGAGAGCTTTTCGACGACGTACCTCTGGCAGCTGCGCACGGGCCGCCGCGACAACCCGACCAAGCGCCACCTCGAAGCACTCGCGCGCTTCTTCGGCGTGCCCCCGGCGTACTTCTTCGACGACGAGCAGAGCAAGAAGATCGCGGAGGAGCTGGCCCTGCTGGGCGCACTGCGCGACGCGGGCGTCCGCGACCTGGCCCTGCGCGCGGTGACCCTGTCGGCCGACGGCCTCGACACGATCAGCGACATGATCGACGCGATAGCCCGGAGGGAGGCCGGCCGCGGCGGCGCGAAGAAGGAGAGCTGA